TCTTCTGCTATCTTTTTCATCTCTTCTGAGCCAAAGTATTCCGCAGTCTTCAGAAGGGCAATGGAAATATCTTCGATTCCGAAGAAACTTATGGTTTGATATGGAATCCCGAACTCTTTCTGCATCCATTTTGCAAGGTAGGTCATTGACCCGCTGCACTGGACAAGATTAAGATCTGCTTCCGCTGCTCTTGAGATGGATTCGGTAGTCGAATCTCCTGTCATGGAGACTATGACTTCGATCCCCATCTGTTCAAAGAGAGGTTTGATGAGCCAGACGTCCCCTGCTACGTTGAAGTCTCCCAGGATGTTGATCTTCGGCCTGTTGACTTCAGTGCCTATTCCGGGCTTTTTTTCTTCTTCCGGTCTTTTGATAAGCTGCTTTAAGGCATCACAGGCAGCCTTGTATCCGTCGGACTTGTTGCCTTTGAAGCCTTCGGATTTTACAGGGATTACCGGGATACTGTGCTTCTTGCTTGCTGTCTTGCATACCGATTCCAGGTCGTCTCCGATAATTCCCACAATGCATGTGGAATACACGAAAACGACAGGAGGGCGGTAGATGCCTACCAGCTCATCGATCGCGTTTGAGAGTTTTTTCTCTCCTCCGAAGACAACATCGACCTCCTTCATGTCCGTACTGAAACTGCTGCGGTTCGTTTCGACCCCGCTGGACTTTGCACCTCTTATGTCCCAGGTATAGCCTGCACAGCCTATAGGGCCGTGGACCAGGTGGACTGCGTCGGTTACAGGGTTCAAGACAACTCTTGCTCCCGAGTATACACATGCCCGCTGGCTGATGGCTCCTGCAAGGGAGGTGTTGTCGCAGGCAAGGGGAATTACCTGTTCCTTTTCCTGCTTTCTGGTGATGTACGGTTGCCTTTCTTCGAGAGTATCCACTATCCCGGTTAGTTCTTTCATCTCTTTCACTCCCCTCTGCTTCTGTTTTCAGATTTGCAGCGGCGGTTTTCCACTTTTTCCCATTTTTTAATTTATCAGTTTGTTACTGTCAGTTTTCTATCATCTCTGAGATTTGTTCAGATCAATATCTTTATATGCAGACTCCTTACTGGATGGTTTCAAGCAGCCAGTCCGGTGCGTCTCTGTCTTTCCTGTCGAGCAGGGTGTTTCCTATGCGCTCCACCAGTCGTGCAGCTCCGGCGTACCCCATGATTGGGAAGTAGTGCAGATTTGCCCGGTCCATGATCGGGAAGCCTACCCTCACAAGGGGCACATCCTCTGCCCTTGATATGAATTTCCCATATGTGTTGCCGATAAGGAGGTCCACGGGCTTTCGCTTGATGATCTGGTGGAGCATGAAGAGGTCCCCTCCCGAAATAATATCGGCGTCCGGGTACTCGGAACCTATGAGTCCTTCTACTTCTTTTTCAAATTCAGAGCTCTGAGTGCCGGTAAGCACTACACTCGGTTCCATGCCCATTTCCAGTACAAGGCTCGTAAGCCCTAAAATTATGTCCGGGTCCCCATAGATGGCAACCTTTTTCGCATGGTAATGCGGGTGGGCATCGGTCATCATATCTACAAGCCTGCCGCGTTCATCCTCGAGTTCAGGAGGAATAGCTACATTGGCAAGCTTTGCTGCGTTCATTATGAAACGGTCGGTGTTCCTTATCCCTATCGGGGTAGGTCCTATCTTTGCCGGAACCTTATACCTGCTTTCAAGGTAGCTAGCTGCAGAGCCTCCTGCCATCCTGCAGAGGGCTATCGTCCCGACAGAGTTTGCGGAATCCTCTATATCTCCGATCGGAGTCCCGCCTTTCGGGTACATACCAGGCTCTCCGTTAAGTGGAGCATCAAAGACATCGGTCGTGTCCGGGAAGACAATGTTAGGGATTCCCATGATTGAGAGTATGCGCTTCATTTCCCGGATGTCTCCTGGTTCCACAAAACCGGGGATAAGGTTGAGTTTTCCGTTTGGCTTGGTCTTTTTGGCAAAAGTGGTCACAAAAGACTTTACCATGTTGTCATAGCCGGTTATGTGGGTGCCCACGTAGCTTGGAGTGGAAGCCGCACAGATCTTGATTGAAGGGTCTATGAGTTCCTCTGCCCTTACATCTTCAATGATGACTCCTACGTCGTCTCCTATGGTTTCTGCCACGCAGGTGGTGTGGATGGCAATTACTTCGGGCCTGTAGATTGCAGTCAGGTTTCCAAGGGCTTCCTTGAGGTTTGCCGCTCCTCCGAAAACTGCGGTCCCTTCCGAGAAACTGCTGGTCGTTGCAACGGGGTTTTCGCGGTAGTGCCTGCTCAGGCACATACGCAGGTACGAAAGGCAGCCCTGTGAACCGTGGCTGTGTGGCATGCAGTTGTGGACACCAAGGGCTGCATAGACTGCGCCTATTGGCTGGCAAATTTTTGCAGGGTTAATGGTTACTGCTTCTCTGGTTACTTCTTCACATGGAGTATAGTCTAACATTTTTTATCCCTCCTTACTCTGCTACTTCTCCTTTCCATGGCGGGCGTACGAACCTCCAGGTGGGGCTGTGAAGCGCCATGTCTATGTCCTTTGCAAAGTTCACGACTCCGGAAAAACCGGTGTACCGTCCGCTGTAGTCGTAGGAGTGGATCTGCCTTGAGGGGATCCCATGCTTCTGGGCCCAGTATTTGTCCTTTATTCCGGAACAAAAGATGTCGGGTTTCAGGGCTTTTACAAGAGCTTCGGTCTCATGGTGGTTCAGGTCATCAATGACAACTGTCCCGTTCCTCATTTCGGGGAAAAGTCCTTCGTAATCCATAAGTCCGATTTTCTTTTTCAGCTCTTCAATCCTTTCCGGGCTGACTGCAGGTTCTATGCTTTCGTCCCTTTCGTAGTGTACATCCTCCAGAATTGAGCCAAGAGCTCTTTCAGCGATTTGGGGAATAATATGCCTGCCTTCGTAGTCGTCTCTATGGGCGAACTGGTAGCCTGCAACAATTACTTTCATGCCGAGTTCTTCAAAGAGATTTATATAGTGATGACTCCTGGAGCCTCCTGCATAAATAAAGGCGGTTTTTCCCTGGAGTTTTTTCCTGTACCTTTCGATTTCGTCCGCATATTTCGCCTTTTCTTCAGCAACGGTTTCTTCGGTTTTCCTGGTAAGTTCCGGGTCGTCGAAGAACTCTGCCATTTTCCGCAGGGATTTTTCAGTACCTTTCGTGCCTATATAATTGACTTTCAGCCAGGGAATCCCGTATTTTTCTTCCATCATACGGTTAGTGTAGTTGATGGAACGGTGGCATAGGAGAATGCTGAGCTTTGCTCTGTGGGCCTGGGATATCTTGTGGAATGACCCGTCCCCGGTTAAACTTGAGACAATTCTGTATCCTATTTTTTCAAGGATTGGCTTGATTTCCCAGAGGTCTCCTCCTATATTGTACTCTCCGAATATGTTTATGTCAAAGGGGGTGGGGCTCTTGATTTCCTCGGTCCCGATCAGGTGTTCCATCAGGGAGTTGCTTGCAATGTGGTGGCCTGCCGATTGGCTGACTCCCCTGTATCCTTCGCAGCGGGCGGGGATTATTTTGATCCCATGCTCTTTTTCGGCTTCTCTTGCAACAGATTCGATATCGTCTCCGATAAGCCCTACAGGGCAGGTTGCACAGATGCTGATAGCTCCTGGGTTGAAGATTTTCACAACCTCATCAATGGCTTTTTTGAGCTTCTTCTCTCCCCCAAAGACGATATCGGTTTCCTTCATGTCCGTGCATACGCAGTAATTCATGAAGTTGTCTTCGCCTTCTTCTGCCTTTGCAAAGTTTCGCCTGGTGCCCCATGTGAAGTAAGCACAACCTATGGGGCCGTGGACCAGGTGGACCATATCCTTGATAGGCCCGAAGACCACACCCTTGGTACCTGCAAAGGCACAGCCGCGGTTTGTGAGGATGCCAGGAATTACCTTATCGTCGGCTTCAATATGCTGTTCTGTGGAACAGTCCCTGACAACTATGTGTTTTCTCCTGTTCCTTGCAGCTTTTTCCGGGAGCACTTTCAGCATGTCATCAACAAGCTGCTGTTTGTCTTCAATTCCTGGATCTATTTCCGCTCCCATTCTTACATCAACTCCTTGTTAACGGTCGCTTCTCCGCTTTCTCCGGTCCGGATGCGGACTGCTTCAGTAATATTTGACACGAAAATCTTTCCGTCTCCCGGATTTCCGGTCTGGTTTACCTCGATAATTTTCTGGACCACTTCGTTTACGTTTTCGTCGTCCACAACAATGGTGAACATACGTTTTGGAATGAAACGAATACAGGTCTCTGCTTCTTTTTCAGGTTCCGGCAGTGGCGGGTTAAATTCAAAGCAGAGCCCTCTTTGCTTACCGCGGCCCATAACCCTTCTTACGGTAAAGGAGGGAAAGCCACATTCAAGGAGAACATCCTTGGTTTTCTGGACTTTGTTCATCCTGATTATTGCCGTAATCTCTTTCACGGAATTTTCCTCCGAAAATCCGGCTTAAAGTCCGGTCTTCCCGGTCCTTATGGTGTAGGCTTCTTCAATCGGGTTTACGAAGATCCTTCCGTCTCCGTACTTTCCGGTCCTGGCTGCTTCCATTATGGTCTGTATGACTCTGTCCTTGTGTTCGTCTTCAACAACCATCAGGAGCATGGTCTTCTGCAGCTCGTCATAGTGCACGTCTGCAATGTGAATCCCTTTCTGCTTCCCTCGTCCGAAGACTTCCATTTTTGTAAGGGAAATGCAGCCCTCTTTTTCAAGGCTTTCGACAACCTTTGACTCCATTCCAGGTCTTATGATTGCACGTATCATTTGCATCGTTTTCATCTCCTCTTTCTATCCAGCAGTCTATTATCAGTATTACAGCTCAACAATTCCGAACTCTACCATCATGGCTTCTAACTCTTCCATGGGGAGTGGAGTCGGAACCACGAGCTTGGTGTTGTTCTGGACGTTGTTGGCGAGAGTCAGGTACTCCTTGGCCTGGTTGGATTCGGGGTCAAAGTCGATTACGGTCTTTCTGTTGATTTCCGCCCTCTGGACGATGTTGTCTCTGGGTACGAAGTGGATTAACTGGCTTCCCAGTTTCTTTGCGAATGCTTCGAGGAGTTCACGTTCTCCGTCTACATTCCTGCTGTTACAGATAATACCTCCAAGGCGGGCTCCACCTTTGGCAAACTTGGCAAGTCCTTTACAGATGTTGTTTGCTGCATAGATGGCCATCAGTTCTCCACTGGCCACAATGTAGATTTCCTTGGCTTTTCCTTCGCGGATAGGCATGGCAAAACCTCCGCACACGACGTCACCAAGCACGTCATAGAATACATAATCGAGATCT
The genomic region above belongs to Methanosarcina horonobensis HB-1 = JCM 15518 and contains:
- a CDS encoding P-II family nitrogen regulator; the protein is MQMIRAIIRPGMESKVVESLEKEGCISLTKMEVFGRGKQKGIHIADVHYDELQKTMLLMVVEDEHKDRVIQTIMEAARTGKYGDGRIFVNPIEEAYTIRTGKTGL
- the nifK gene encoding nitrogenase molybdenum-iron protein subunit beta — protein: MLDYTPCEEVTREAVTINPAKICQPIGAVYAALGVHNCMPHSHGSQGCLSYLRMCLSRHYRENPVATTSSFSEGTAVFGGAANLKEALGNLTAIYRPEVIAIHTTCVAETIGDDVGVIIEDVRAEELIDPSIKICAASTPSYVGTHITGYDNMVKSFVTTFAKKTKPNGKLNLIPGFVEPGDIREMKRILSIMGIPNIVFPDTTDVFDAPLNGEPGMYPKGGTPIGDIEDSANSVGTIALCRMAGGSAASYLESRYKVPAKIGPTPIGIRNTDRFIMNAAKLANVAIPPELEDERGRLVDMMTDAHPHYHAKKVAIYGDPDIILGLTSLVLEMGMEPSVVLTGTQSSEFEKEVEGLIGSEYPDADIISGGDLFMLHQIIKRKPVDLLIGNTYGKFISRAEDVPLVRVGFPIMDRANLHYFPIMGYAGAARLVERIGNTLLDRKDRDAPDWLLETIQ
- the nifD gene encoding nitrogenase molybdenum-iron protein alpha chain, whose protein sequence is MGAEIDPGIEDKQQLVDDMLKVLPEKAARNRRKHIVVRDCSTEQHIEADDKVIPGILTNRGCAFAGTKGVVFGPIKDMVHLVHGPIGCAYFTWGTRRNFAKAEEGEDNFMNYCVCTDMKETDIVFGGEKKLKKAIDEVVKIFNPGAISICATCPVGLIGDDIESVAREAEKEHGIKIIPARCEGYRGVSQSAGHHIASNSLMEHLIGTEEIKSPTPFDINIFGEYNIGGDLWEIKPILEKIGYRIVSSLTGDGSFHKISQAHRAKLSILLCHRSINYTNRMMEEKYGIPWLKVNYIGTKGTEKSLRKMAEFFDDPELTRKTEETVAEEKAKYADEIERYRKKLQGKTAFIYAGGSRSHHYINLFEELGMKVIVAGYQFAHRDDYEGRHIIPQIAERALGSILEDVHYERDESIEPAVSPERIEELKKKIGLMDYEGLFPEMRNGTVVIDDLNHHETEALVKALKPDIFCSGIKDKYWAQKHGIPSRQIHSYDYSGRYTGFSGVVNFAKDIDMALHSPTWRFVRPPWKGEVAE
- the nifE gene encoding nitrogenase iron-molybdenum cofactor biosynthesis protein NifE translates to MKELTGIVDTLEERQPYITRKQEKEQVIPLACDNTSLAGAISQRACVYSGARVVLNPVTDAVHLVHGPIGCAGYTWDIRGAKSSGVETNRSSFSTDMKEVDVVFGGEKKLSNAIDELVGIYRPPVVFVYSTCIVGIIGDDLESVCKTASKKHSIPVIPVKSEGFKGNKSDGYKAACDALKQLIKRPEEEKKPGIGTEVNRPKINILGDFNVAGDVWLIKPLFEQMGIEVIVSMTGDSTTESISRAAEADLNLVQCSGSMTYLAKWMQKEFGIPYQTISFFGIEDISIALLKTAEYFGSEEMKKIAEEILEAETNRIMPEISRVRESVKGKKAAIYMGGPAKALTLIKGFAELGMEVVIIGTQTGKKEDYEQISYSVRDGTVIVDDANPLELADLLVKQKADLMVAGVKERFIAYKLGVAFCDFNHDRVVEFEGFDGFVNFAKEVDASINSPVWKAVRQRTLKPESLESEKATVELGQEKATVEEKISEKPHAKKCKGIALKPEFLHSGSDAAVESEV
- a CDS encoding P-II family nitrogen regulator is translated as MKEITAIIRMNKVQKTKDVLLECGFPSFTVRRVMGRGKQRGLCFEFNPPLPEPEKEAETCIRFIPKRMFTIVVDDENVNEVVQKIIEVNQTGNPGDGKIFVSNITEAVRIRTGESGEATVNKELM
- the nifH gene encoding nitrogenase iron protein, translating into MRQIAIYGKGGIGKSTTTQNLTAALATMGNNILLVGCDPKADSTRMLLGGLNQKTVLDTLRSEGDEGVNLDVVVQPGFGNIKCVESGGPEPGVGCAGRGIITSIGLLENLGAYTEDLDYVFYDVLGDVVCGGFAMPIREGKAKEIYIVASGELMAIYAANNICKGLAKFAKGGARLGGIICNSRNVDGERELLEAFAKKLGSQLIHFVPRDNIVQRAEINRKTVIDFDPESNQAKEYLTLANNVQNNTKLVVPTPLPMEELEAMMVEFGIVEL